From Microbacterium sp. 10M-3C3:
GGCCTCGGCCAATCCCGGGTGGCTCAGCGACGTCGAGCTCACCGAGGCGCGCCGCCGGCTGCCGATGCTCTACGTCGAGGCGGTGCCGGTGCGCACCGACGGCATGGGCGCGGTCGTGTCTGTCGGCATCCTGCTGCGCGCGACGCCCGTGGGAGAGATCACCCGCACGATCGTGTCGGGGCGCGTGCGCTACGGCGAGACCGTGCGCGACGCGCTCTTCCGCCATCTCGAGAACGACCTCGGCCCGATGGCCTTCCCGTCGCTGCCCCCGCAGCCGACGCCCTTCACGGTGGCCGAGTACTTCCCGATCCCGGGCGTGAGCGCTTTCCACGACGACCGCCAGCACGCCGTCTCGCTCGCGTTCGTCGTGCCCGTCACCGGCACGTGCGAGCCCCGGCAGGACGCGCTCGAGGTCACGTGGCTCTCGCCCGAGGAAGCCGCATCCGACGCCCTCGCGGCCGAGATGGAGGGCGGTCGCGGCACCCTCGTGCGCCTGGCCCTCGCGAGTGTCGGCGCCCTGCGCTGACGCGGGTTCGGCGGGGCGTCAGGCCCCGGTCGTCTCCCGGGCGATCGCAGCGACGAACGCGTCGATGTCGTCCTCGGTCGTGTCGAAGCTGCACATCCACCGCACCTCGCGGCGCGCGGCGTCCCAGTCGTAGAACCGGAAGCTCTCGCGCAGCCGGTCGGCGACGCCCTCGGGAAGCGTCGCGAACACGCCGTTGGCCTGGGTCGGCTGCGTGAAGGCGACGCCGCGGATCGAGCCGTCCGCCAGCCCCGCCTCGATGCCCGCCCGCAGCCGCTGAGCCATCGCGTTCGCGTGCCCCGCATTGCGCAGCCACAGGTCGCCCTCCAGCAGCGCGATCAGCTGCGCCGAGACGAACCGCATCTTGCTCGAGAGCTGCATGTCGAGCTTGCGGAGGTACGTGAGGCCCTCGGATGCCTCGGGGTTCAGCACGACGATGGCCTCGCCGAGCATCGCCCCGTTCTTCGTCCCGCCGAAGCTCAGCACGTCGACGCCGACGTCGCGCGTGAACGCGCGCAGCGGCACGCCCAGCGCCGCGGCCGCGTTGGAGATGCGGGCGCCGTCGAGGTGCAGGCGCATGCCGCGCGCGTGCACGTGGTCGGCGATCGCGCGCAGCTCCTCGATTGAGTACAGCGTGCCGAGCTCGGTCGACTGCGTGATCGAGACGACGAGCGGCTGGGCGCGGTGCTCGTCGCCCCAGCCCCACGCCTCCCGGTCGATGAGCTCGGGGGTCAGCTTGCCGTCGTCGGTCGGCACGTTCAGGATCTTGATCCCGGCGACCCGCTCGGGCGCGCCGCCCTCGTCGACGTTGATGTGCGCGGTGGACGCGGCGATCACCGCGCCCCAGCGCGGCAGCATCGACTGCAGGCCCACGACGTTCGCGCCGGTGCCGTTGAACACGGGAAAGGCCTGCACGCCGTCACCCAGATGGGCGGCGAAGACCTCTTGCAGCCGCTCGGTGTACGCGTCCTCGCCGTACGAGATCTGATGTCCGCCGTTGGCCTCTGCGATCGCGGCGAGCACCTCCGGGTGCACGCCGGAGTAGTTGTCGGAGGCGAAGCCGCGCACGGCCGGGTCATGCAGATAGGTCACGAGATCTCAGCCTACGGCGACGCCCGCGCGCGCAGGTCGCACCGGATGCGA
This genomic window contains:
- a CDS encoding NUDIX hydrolase family protein, with protein sequence MPVRTPDPDPAQGGDENEPREPFTGPFETAGAASANPGWLSDVELTEARRRLPMLYVEAVPVRTDGMGAVVSVGILLRATPVGEITRTIVSGRVRYGETVRDALFRHLENDLGPMAFPSLPPQPTPFTVAEYFPIPGVSAFHDDRQHAVSLAFVVPVTGTCEPRQDALEVTWLSPEEAASDALAAEMEGGRGTLVRLALASVGALR
- a CDS encoding low specificity L-threonine aldolase → MTYLHDPAVRGFASDNYSGVHPEVLAAIAEANGGHQISYGEDAYTERLQEVFAAHLGDGVQAFPVFNGTGANVVGLQSMLPRWGAVIAASTAHINVDEGGAPERVAGIKILNVPTDDGKLTPELIDREAWGWGDEHRAQPLVVSITQSTELGTLYSIEELRAIADHVHARGMRLHLDGARISNAAAALGVPLRAFTRDVGVDVLSFGGTKNGAMLGEAIVVLNPEASEGLTYLRKLDMQLSSKMRFVSAQLIALLEGDLWLRNAGHANAMAQRLRAGIEAGLADGSIRGVAFTQPTQANGVFATLPEGVADRLRESFRFYDWDAARREVRWMCSFDTTEDDIDAFVAAIARETTGA